One genomic segment of Pandoraea sputorum includes these proteins:
- a CDS encoding LysR family transcriptional regulator yields the protein MNARALDLTQLRTFIAIHDAGSISAAAEQIFLSQSTVSEQLKKLEERAGQPLLVRSRKGMRATPAGTRLLAYARQIAALSEAAFEDLQGVLLDGELRIAITDYYRPHDVARVLKRFTSLYPRLRLHVSAMQSSQIERSAMTGEHFDVGLALRLMNEDVADGTATNDDLGGASATLVRRERLVWAMAATQTAPVDTPLPLVTLPRTCALQTLVASVLERHKVAYRVSHSAAGVAGMQLALAAGLGVSCLNESALTPELIVCPPSLGLPTLPRAEFHLLPGRADETDLIRHARNALLRLFA from the coding sequence ATGAATGCCCGTGCCCTCGATCTGACCCAGCTACGTACGTTTATCGCCATTCACGATGCCGGCAGCATTTCGGCCGCCGCCGAACAGATCTTCCTGTCGCAATCGACCGTTAGCGAGCAACTGAAGAAGCTCGAAGAGCGGGCCGGACAGCCGCTGCTCGTGCGCTCGCGTAAGGGCATGCGCGCCACGCCTGCGGGCACGCGGCTGCTCGCTTATGCGCGTCAGATCGCGGCCCTGTCGGAAGCCGCATTCGAAGACCTTCAGGGGGTGTTGCTCGACGGTGAGCTGCGCATCGCGATCACGGACTACTACCGTCCGCACGACGTCGCCCGCGTTCTCAAGCGGTTCACGAGCCTCTATCCGCGTCTGCGCCTGCACGTAAGCGCCATGCAGAGTTCGCAGATTGAGCGCTCGGCCATGACGGGCGAGCATTTCGACGTAGGGCTGGCGTTACGGCTGATGAACGAGGATGTGGCCGACGGCACCGCGACCAACGATGACCTCGGCGGGGCGTCGGCCACGCTGGTGCGTCGCGAGCGGCTCGTGTGGGCGATGGCAGCGACGCAGACAGCCCCTGTCGACACGCCGCTGCCGCTTGTGACACTCCCCCGTACGTGCGCGTTACAGACGCTTGTCGCGAGCGTGCTGGAACGGCACAAGGTGGCGTACCGCGTATCGCATTCGGCGGCGGGGGTCGCGGGCATGCAGTTGGCATTGGCCGCAGGGCTCGGGGTGTCCTGCCTGAATGAGTCAGCGCTTACGCCCGAGCTGATCGTCTGCCCGCCATCGCTTGGGCTGCCGACACTGCCGCGCGCCGAATTCCATCTGCTGCCGGGGCGTGCCGATGAAACCGACCTGATCCGGCATGCGCGCAATGCGCTGCTGCGGCTGTTCGCGTGA